A window of the Gemmatirosa kalamazoonensis genome harbors these coding sequences:
- a CDS encoding carboxylesterase/lipase family protein, with protein MHTVLPGGRRSWLRLAAAATVLSSHTFAAGAQTRTGAPVVRTTGGAVQGLALSSGVRAFRGIPFAAPPVRELRWKPPQPAATWQGVRLADRFADQCMQARIYSDMMFRNAGVSEDCLYLNVWAPADARPNAALPVLVYFYGGGFQAGDGSELRYDGESMAKRGIVVVTMSYRLGVFGFFSHPELTAESPQHASGDYGLMDQTAALRWVRDNVARFGGDPAKVTIAGESAGSMSVSAQMASPMAKGLFARAIGESGAVFSSSGPMATRARTEENGVRFAQAVGAPSLAALRALSATELLEMAGRQGMPRFGVNVDGYFFPQPPAEIYAAGKQARVPLLAGWNTEESSWRSLTAQSPTPDSARAVLARVFGERAGDAAQVYPAGSAAEATQSLVDLASDRFIAYSTWKWLDTHAATSAQPVYRYLYARPRPGAHGAVHSAEIEYALGNLATNHAYAWTPDDEKVSAAMQAYFANFIKTGDPNGAGLPAWPVGTAGPNGEVQRLRIDVEPHAEAEPRARYRFLERAFTSAQP; from the coding sequence ATGCACACTGTCCTTCCCGGCGGTCGCCGGTCGTGGCTTCGTCTCGCCGCCGCGGCGACCGTGCTGTCGTCGCACACGTTCGCCGCCGGCGCGCAGACGCGCACCGGTGCGCCGGTCGTGCGCACGACGGGCGGCGCGGTGCAGGGCCTGGCGCTGTCGAGTGGCGTGCGCGCGTTCCGCGGCATTCCGTTCGCCGCGCCGCCGGTGCGCGAGCTGCGCTGGAAGCCGCCGCAGCCGGCCGCGACGTGGCAGGGAGTGCGGCTCGCCGATCGGTTCGCCGATCAGTGCATGCAGGCGCGGATCTACAGCGACATGATGTTCCGCAACGCCGGCGTGAGCGAGGACTGCCTGTACCTGAACGTGTGGGCGCCCGCCGACGCGCGGCCGAACGCCGCGTTGCCCGTGCTGGTCTACTTCTACGGCGGCGGCTTCCAGGCCGGCGACGGGTCGGAGCTCCGCTACGACGGCGAGAGCATGGCGAAGCGTGGCATCGTCGTCGTCACGATGAGCTACCGGCTCGGCGTGTTCGGGTTCTTCTCGCACCCGGAGCTCACTGCGGAGTCGCCGCAGCACGCGTCGGGCGACTACGGGCTGATGGACCAGACGGCGGCGCTGAGGTGGGTGCGCGACAATGTCGCACGGTTCGGCGGCGACCCGGCGAAGGTGACGATCGCCGGCGAGTCGGCGGGGTCGATGTCGGTCAGCGCGCAGATGGCCTCGCCGATGGCGAAAGGCCTCTTCGCGCGCGCCATCGGCGAGAGCGGCGCGGTGTTCTCGTCGTCGGGTCCGATGGCGACGCGGGCGCGGACCGAGGAGAACGGCGTGCGGTTCGCGCAGGCGGTGGGCGCGCCATCGCTCGCCGCGCTGCGCGCGCTGTCGGCGACCGAGCTGCTGGAGATGGCCGGGCGCCAAGGCATGCCGCGCTTCGGCGTGAACGTCGACGGGTACTTCTTCCCGCAGCCGCCGGCCGAGATCTACGCCGCCGGGAAGCAGGCCCGCGTGCCGCTGCTCGCGGGCTGGAACACGGAGGAATCATCGTGGCGCTCGCTGACCGCGCAGTCGCCGACGCCCGACTCGGCGCGCGCGGTGCTCGCGCGCGTGTTCGGCGAGCGTGCGGGCGATGCCGCGCAGGTCTATCCCGCGGGGAGCGCGGCCGAGGCGACGCAGTCGCTCGTCGACCTCGCGAGCGACCGGTTCATCGCGTACTCGACGTGGAAGTGGCTCGACACGCACGCGGCGACGAGCGCGCAGCCGGTGTACCGCTACTTGTACGCCCGCCCGCGCCCGGGCGCGCACGGCGCGGTGCACTCGGCCGAGATCGAGTACGCGTTAGGCAACCTCGCCACGAACCACGCCTACGCGTGGACGCCGGACGACGAGAAGGTCTCGGCGGCGATGCAGGCGTACTTCGCGAACTTCATCAAGACCGGCGATCCGAACGGCGCGGGCCTGCCGGCGTGGCCCGTCGGCACGGCCGGCCCGAACGGCGAGGTGCAGCGCCTGCGCATCGACGTCGAGCCGCACGCCGAAGCCGAGCCGCGCGCGCGCTACCGCTTCCTCGAGCGCGCGTTCACGAGCGCCCAACCGTGA